TTATCATACGATGCTCAGCCCGAACCTTTTCATGGATGTGGATGGAAGTTACCTTGGAACCGATTTTAAAACCCATAAGGCTGAGGGATTTAATAATTATACTGTTTTTTCGCTTTGGGATACTTACCGGGGAGCCCACCCGCTTTATACCTTGATAGAAAGAGACAGAACGCTGGATTTTATACAAACTTTTTTAAATCAGTATAAAAATGGCGGACAATTGCCGGTTTGGGAACTGGCCGCAAATTATACCGGGTGTATGATCGGATATCATAGTGTCTCGGTGATTGCCGATGCTTATGCAAAAGGCATTACGGATTTTGATACCGCCCTGGCCCTGGAAGCCATGAAACACAGTGCCAACCAGGATCATCTCGGTTTAGATGCCTATAAAAGTTTGGGGTACATTCCTGCCGATCACGAGCCGGAATCCGTTTCCAAAACACTGGAATACGCCTATGACGACTGGTGCATTGCCCAATTCGCCAAAGCAATAGGTGCAGAAGAAGACTATTTTAATTTCCAAAAGAGGTCTCAGAATTACAAAAATATTTTCGACCCTACAGAAGGGTTTATGCGGGCGAAAATGTACAACACCTGGTTTGCTCCCTTCGATCCTGCCGAAGTGAATTTTAATTATACGGAAGCCAATAGCTGGCAGTACAGTTTTTGCGTACAGCAAGATATCCCCGGAATGATAGCACTGTATGGCGGGAATGATAAATTCGAAGCAAAATTAGACCAGTTGTTTGAAACGGAAATGGAACTCTCCGGAAGAGAGCAGGCAGACATCACCGGTTTGATCGGTCAGTATGCCCATGGCAACGAACCGAGCCACCACATGGCCTATCTTTACAATTATATCGGCAAGCCCTGGAAAACCCAGGAAAGAGTGCGAAAAATTCTTCGCACCATGTACCATAACCAACCTGACGGGCTTTCGGGAAATGAAGACTGCGGACAAATGTCGGCATGGTATGTATTAAGTGCCATGGGTTTTTATTCAGTGACCCCCGGATTGCCTTTTTATGCCCTGGGAACACCTATTTTTGATGAAGTGAGTATTCACCTTGAAAATGGAAAGACCTTTACCATAAAAGCAGATAACCTGTCACAAAAAAACCTTTATATACAATCAGCCAGCCTGAATGGCGTTGCTTTAGAGGAAGCTTTCTTATCGCATAAAAGCATCCTTGAAGGTGGAACGCTTACCCTGAAAATGGGACCTGAAGCCAACAAAGACTGGGGATCAGGCAAAACCTCCTTCGAAGAGGAACAACCCGTAAACATTACTCCGGTTCCTTTTATTCTTTCAGATTCCCGGACTTTTATTGATGAGTTGGAAATTCAGATACAATCGGTGGATCCGGACAGTAAAATATACTACACCCTGGATAATAAACCTGTCACTAATGGCGCCCAATTATACCAGGGCCCCATCCTTTTAAAAGAATCGACCACAGTAACGGCAATGGCCATCAATGAAGGAAGAGCCAGCGCTCCAATTAGGAGCGAATTCTTTAAAATCGACGGAGGCAGGACTATTGAATTGAAATCAACATATGCCAACCAATATGCTGCCGGCGGGCCTAATGCCCTGATCGATTACATGAAAGGCACCAATAATTATCGTACAGGCGCCTGGCAGGGATATGAAGGACAGGATGTGGTAGCTGTTGTGGATCTGGGAGAAATAAAATCACCTACCCAGGTCGGCATGGGGTTTGTCCAGGATATCAAATCATGGATATGGTTTCCCAAAGAAGTATCATTCGAAATCTCCAAAGATGGCCTGGAATATAAAAAAGTGGCCGTGGTTCCCAATGATTTTTCAAATAAGGAATACGGCGCCTTCACCAAGCAGTTCAGTGCCGAGGTTCATGAACCTTTTAGATTCCTTAGAGTCACAGCGGTTAATTTTGGAAAATGTCCAGATTGGCACCTTGGGGCAGGAGGGAATTCCTGGATTTTTACAGACGAAATTGATATTAGATAAATTAATACCCAAAAGGAAAATGATTTTAGTAGCGGACAGTGGGTCGACGAAATGCGACTGGGCATTAATAGACGCTAAAAATAATATTACCGAATTTCAGACGATGGGGTTCAATCCGCTTTTTCATTCGGAAGACCTCATCGTGGAAACATTGAGAAAGCACCAGGCTGTGGACGCCCATTTTAAAAGTGTTACTTTCTTATATTATTTTGGAGCAGGCACCGGAAG
This sequence is a window from Lewinellaceae bacterium. Protein-coding genes within it:
- a CDS encoding glycoside hydrolase family 92 protein, with product MRNILLLFILAIFVFSCSNSNETESPVKYVNPFIGTGGHGHTYPGASLPFGMMQLSPDTRLEGWDGCSAYHYTDSIVYGFSHTHLSGTGIPDYGDVLFMPTVGAVQWDNGYKTGVDNGYASRFDHSKEIAEAGYYSVDLLDYNIGVELTVTKRAGLHKYKFPASSQSNIILDLDHRDRLLDADIEILNNTTIQGKRFSKEWAQQQQLYFYAEFSKPFENSQLYQNELIELEGASRNTKAAFSFNTEAGEEILIRIGISAVSTEGAKKNLEAEIAHWDFDKTRSEAREAWNEALNKITVKGGSEDQKTIFYTALYHTMLSPNLFMDVDGSYLGTDFKTHKAEGFNNYTVFSLWDTYRGAHPLYTLIERDRTLDFIQTFLNQYKNGGQLPVWELAANYTGCMIGYHSVSVIADAYAKGITDFDTALALEAMKHSANQDHLGLDAYKSLGYIPADHEPESVSKTLEYAYDDWCIAQFAKAIGAEEDYFNFQKRSQNYKNIFDPTEGFMRAKMYNTWFAPFDPAEVNFNYTEANSWQYSFCVQQDIPGMIALYGGNDKFEAKLDQLFETEMELSGREQADITGLIGQYAHGNEPSHHMAYLYNYIGKPWKTQERVRKILRTMYHNQPDGLSGNEDCGQMSAWYVLSAMGFYSVTPGLPFYALGTPIFDEVSIHLENGKTFTIKADNLSQKNLYIQSASLNGVALEEAFLSHKSILEGGTLTLKMGPEANKDWGSGKTSFEEEQPVNITPVPFILSDSRTFIDELEIQIQSVDPDSKIYYTLDNKPVTNGAQLYQGPILLKESTTVTAMAINEGRASAPIRSEFFKIDGGRTIELKSTYANQYAAGGPNALIDYMKGTNNYRTGAWQGYEGQDVVAVVDLGEIKSPTQVGMGFVQDIKSWIWFPKEVSFEISKDGLEYKKVAVVPNDFSNKEYGAFTKQFSAEVHEPFRFLRVTAVNFGKCPDWHLGAGGNSWIFTDEIDIR